In Bradyrhizobium manausense, the sequence CTTGCAAGCGACGCGCGCCTACCCAACCGGGATCATCCGGGGCGGCGACCCGAACTAGAAGACCGGCACCGGAACTAACGGTCGATCTTGCAACATATCCAGCCTACCGGCGGCGCTCACGGCCGGGCCGCCCCGCGACAGCGGGACATAGAGCGCCTTGCGGCCTTCTGCGTTGGTCGCCCCACCCCCGCCGCGGATCGTCGAAACGTTCGGCGCCGCGCCGGCGCGGGACGCGTTCGCCGGGATGATTGATCGGACCTGCCCAGGTCGCTGCACGCTCATGGAGACACCAGCGTCATCCGCTCGTCCCGACCAGGCTGGCCTGCATTACGCACCAGATCGACGCGTGCGTCATCCGGTTGTTCGGCGGCGTTGCTGCCGCCATCGCTTTGGTGCACGGCGCCGGCAAGGGCATCCACCAGTCGCGTACGGAACGCTGCCGCTCACGATATTCGGGGCGGCTCGGCCTCGCGGCGCCCCCACCGCACGCTGTCGGGATAGGACTTCGCCGACAAGACGGGTGTGTCATTCGCTGCGGCCGACCTGTTCGCTTAATCGCATGGGTACTCGACAGAAACCGATCGGGATGCCTAAGGGAGCTGACCAAATCGGACACGCTACCGCGGTAGCGTCTACAACGATGGTCCCAGTGCGGGACAGCTTGAGCAAGCCGACAGGCTTCGCGGGAGGTAGCCTACGCCCGCGCATGAAGGCTAGCCGATTGAACACGGCGCAGCGAATTGGACGTTGATTGACGGCGCCAAACTGGCTAAAAGGCCGCCATTGGTTTGCGGCTCCCGGCGGGGGCCGCATTCGTTTGTGGGTTCCCTCTTGGGGTCCCGCAGAGCTGAGTGAGCTGAGGTTTCTGCTACGGTTTCTGCTACAGAGCACAAACTAGCTGCAATAAGCCTCTGATAACACTAGCAATCTTGCTGGTCTCGCTCTAACCGCTCGAAGGGAGCGGGACAGCTGATGATGGTATTTGGACTGATAGCCCTGATCGCCGGCGCTGCGTCGGCCCTGATGTTCGCCTCGATCGTGTCGGGCGCGCTGATCTCGCTCGTCCTGATTTGCCTTGCTCCGCTCCCCTTGATGCTCGCCGCGATCGCCTGGGGGCCGTTTTGCGGTGCGATTGGCGGTCTTGTCGCCACGCTCTTGATCGGCGGTGCTCTCAGTCTGCCCCTTGCCCTCGGTTACGGTCTCGCGATCGCGTTGCCGGCCTGGTGGCTGGGCCATCTCGCCATGCTGGGAAGGCCTTTGGCTGCCGACATCGCGGGCACCGATGCGGATTCGGTGGAATGGTACCCGCTCGGGCGGATCCTGTTCTGGATTGCGGCGCTGGCGACGCTTCTGACCGCGGGATCGCTATTTTCGCTGGGAAGTGACGCATCGGCTATCAGCGACGCGCTGCACCGCGGCTTCGCCAAGGTTTTCTCGATGATGGGCGACACGACGGTCACGGAGAGCGATCCCCGCGTCGGCCTGATGGTGTCGGTCACGCCGGTTCTGCTTGCGGCCTCGCATATGACGACGCTGATCTTGAACCTCTGGCTGGCCGCCAGGGTCGCGGCTGTTTCAGGGCGACTGCACCGGCCCTGGCCGGAGCTCAGCAGCACGAGCTTGCCTCCGATGACCCTCGTGGTGCTCTGTGTCGCGCTTGCCTTCAGCTTCTTCGGCGGAATGACCGGCATTCTCGCCGTCGTCGTCACCACCGTTTTGATGATGGCCTATGCGCTGGTTGGCTTTGCCGTTCTGCACACCATCACGCGCGACCTCGCCAATCGGGCGTTCTGGCTCGCCAGCGCCTACGTCATCGTCTTCATGTTCAGCGTGAGCCTCATCCTGCTGACCGTCCTCGGGCTCGCCGATGCCTTGTTCGGCGTCCGCGAGCGCTTCCTGCGCAACCGGCAACCGCCGCCATTGCCGACATCTTAAGTCCAACCCGAAATCTGAAAACCCAGAGCACTTCAAAGGAGAACGAATATGGAAGTCATTTTGCTGGAACGCGTGAGCAAGCTCGGCCAGATGGGCGAAGTCGTGAAGGTTCGCGACGGCTATGCCCGCAATTTCCTGCTCAAGCGCGGCAAGGCGCTGCGCGCCACCGCCGACAACCGCGCCAAGTACGACGGCATGAAGGCCGATCTCGAAGCTCGCAACCTGGCCTCGAAGGGCGAGGCGTCCAAGATCGCCGAGAAGATCGAGGGCAAGAACATCATCGTGATCCGTCAGGCGTCGGAAGCCGGTCAGCTGTTCGGTTCGGTCACCGTGCGCGACGTGGTCGCCGCCTTCGAGGCTGACGGCGTCGCCCTCGCGCGTCCGCAGGTGCAGCTCGACGCGCCGATCAAGACCATCGGCAAGCACTCGATCACCGTCGCGGTTCACCCCGAGGTCGAGGTCGAGGTCACCGTCACGGTTGCGCGCAGCCAGGACGAGGCCGAGCGCATCAACCGTGGCGAGGACATCTCGACCCGCAACGAGGACCGCGACGCGGCCGCCGAGGCGATCGCCGCCGCCGGCGAATTCTTCGATCCGGAAGCCCAGCACGACGACGTCGCGCCGGCTCCGGCTGCGGACGACACCGAGAAGTAAGCCTCGCATTTACGCAGGCTGCGAAGCCCGGCTGCCTCAGGCGGCCGGGCTTTTCGTTCTTGCGGACACGTCTTCGTTCAGCATCGCGATCGAGGCGAGCGCGGTGGCCGTATGCTTCTCGACGCCGTCGCTGACGCAGAACACATCGGCCGCAACCACGGACACCTGGCGGCCCGGCTTGATCACCCTCGCACGGCAGATCAGTTTGTCGCCGACCGCCGGTGACAGCAGATTGAGCTTGTATTCCGCCGTCAGCGCCGGCTGACCGCGCGAGGTCGCCGCCGCAATGGTCGTGGCGTTGTCGACCAGGAAAGCGGTGACGCCGCCATGGAAGAAGCCATGCTGCTGCAACAGCTCCGGCCGGCGCTCGACCGCAATCGTGCAATTGCCCCGCGATATCTCGGAGAGTTCGGCACCGACCAGGTTCATAAAGCCCTGGCGGGCGACATTGGCCTGAATGCGCTCGGCGATCGGCGTGAAGTCGGGATCGGCTTCGTTGCTCATCATGCCACTCCTTCCCTGTTGTTGGCACGTCCGGGCGGCACCAGCGCGCGGATGGCACAGGCGATCAATGTGTCGGCCTCCCCGCGCGGATCGGCGCGATCCCGCCCGGAGAGAAAGGCGCGGCAGAAGATCTGCGCCGGCCCGATCAACTGACTGACGAACATCACCGGCGTCATCGGCCACAGTTCGCCGCGCGCGACCAGCGGCGCGCGCCAAC encodes:
- a CDS encoding DUF2232 domain-containing protein, which translates into the protein MMVFGLIALIAGAASALMFASIVSGALISLVLICLAPLPLMLAAIAWGPFCGAIGGLVATLLIGGALSLPLALGYGLAIALPAWWLGHLAMLGRPLAADIAGTDADSVEWYPLGRILFWIAALATLLTAGSLFSLGSDASAISDALHRGFAKVFSMMGDTTVTESDPRVGLMVSVTPVLLAASHMTTLILNLWLAARVAAVSGRLHRPWPELSSTSLPPMTLVVLCVALAFSFFGGMTGILAVVVTTVLMMAYALVGFAVLHTITRDLANRAFWLASAYVIVFMFSVSLILLTVLGLADALFGVRERFLRNRQPPPLPTS
- the rplI gene encoding 50S ribosomal protein L9, whose protein sequence is MEVILLERVSKLGQMGEVVKVRDGYARNFLLKRGKALRATADNRAKYDGMKADLEARNLASKGEASKIAEKIEGKNIIVIRQASEAGQLFGSVTVRDVVAAFEADGVALARPQVQLDAPIKTIGKHSITVAVHPEVEVEVTVTVARSQDEAERINRGEDISTRNEDRDAAAEAIAAAGEFFDPEAQHDDVAPAPAADDTEK
- a CDS encoding PaaI family thioesterase — its product is MSNEADPDFTPIAERIQANVARQGFMNLVGAELSEISRGNCTIAVERRPELLQQHGFFHGGVTAFLVDNATTIAAATSRGQPALTAEYKLNLLSPAVGDKLICRARVIKPGRQVSVVAADVFCVSDGVEKHTATALASIAMLNEDVSARTKSPAA